From one Nonomuraea polychroma genomic stretch:
- a CDS encoding helix-turn-helix transcriptional regulator: protein MSVSAFYRNFQAVTGMSPSSSRSRSGCRRPGCCSLATHPGDVTGVGHRVGYDNPSRFSREYRRQFGAPPRAFYLLPTWALSLR from the coding sequence ATGAGCGTCTCCGCCTTCTACCGCAACTTCCAGGCGGTGACCGGGATGAGCCCATCCAGTTCCAGAAGCAGGTCCGGCTGCAGGAGGCCCGGCTGCTGCTCGCTCGCCACCCACCCGGGCGACGTCACCGGGGTCGGCCACCGCGTCGGCTACGACAACCCGTCACGGTTCAGCAGGGAGTACCGTCGCCAGTTCGGTGCGCCTCCCCGCGCCTTCTACCTGCTCCCTACCTGGGCACTGTCACTTCGATGA
- a CDS encoding AraC family transcriptional regulator, which produces MPTILRWVEFAAGLPYHAALVPVTGGRRDRPEPHVHADFHELVYVTVGEGVQRVGEAEMPLRAGDVVLVRPHDRHEFAATTATGLRFVNIAFPSERWRAFADLAGLPGTADWDRRELPPAARADLDGPVAAEFARVLGAYSGVPRVLDLVRLWTAVVPLLESADGTAVDRRPGWLVSACVAMSREENLREGLPRLLALAAVSSGHLARTMRTHYGCTPVAFVARRRLEHAALLLTTTTEGIGSIAQRCGFSGQSYFGRLFQRKYGMAPRDYREATRRAVVPAAMDTQDIK; this is translated from the coding sequence ATGCCGACGATCCTGCGGTGGGTCGAGTTCGCGGCCGGGCTGCCGTACCACGCGGCTCTGGTACCGGTGACCGGAGGCCGCCGCGACCGGCCCGAGCCGCACGTCCACGCCGACTTCCACGAGCTGGTGTACGTGACCGTGGGGGAGGGCGTCCAGCGCGTAGGCGAGGCCGAGATGCCGTTACGCGCCGGGGACGTGGTGCTGGTACGCCCGCACGACCGGCACGAGTTCGCCGCCACGACCGCCACGGGCCTGCGGTTCGTCAACATCGCTTTCCCGAGCGAGCGCTGGCGTGCCTTCGCCGACCTCGCCGGGCTGCCCGGCACGGCGGACTGGGACCGGCGCGAGCTGCCGCCGGCGGCGCGCGCCGACCTGGACGGGCCGGTCGCGGCCGAGTTCGCGCGCGTGCTGGGGGCCTACTCCGGCGTGCCGCGCGTGCTCGACCTGGTGCGGCTCTGGACGGCGGTCGTCCCGCTGCTGGAGAGCGCGGACGGCACGGCCGTGGACCGGCGGCCCGGCTGGCTGGTGTCGGCCTGCGTCGCGATGAGCCGTGAGGAGAACCTGCGCGAAGGGCTGCCCCGGCTGCTCGCGCTGGCCGCCGTGAGCTCCGGGCACCTGGCCCGCACCATGCGTACGCACTACGGCTGCACGCCCGTCGCGTTCGTGGCCAGGCGGCGGCTGGAGCACGCCGCGCTGCTGCTGACCACGACCACCGAAGGCATCGGCAGCATCGCTCAGCGGTGCGGCTTCTCCGGCCAGTCGTACTTCGGGCGGCTCTTTCAACGGAAGTACGGCATGGCGCCCCGGGATTACCGGGAGGCCACGAGGCGGGCTGTGGTCCCGGCGGCTATGGACACCCAAGATATCAAGTGA
- a CDS encoding M14 family zinc carboxypeptidase codes for MLDNLLTELDTVPHFDRFATVDEVNDGLARLADDHPGVATLRRIGTSRLGDPMLCLTVGDGPRHAVVAAGPHPNEPIGGLTVTHLAGRLCADAGLRRAAGCTWHIVACLDPDGTRLNEGWFAGPFTRTHYGRHFYRPAADEQVEWTFPFSYKRAYFDRVLPETLALMRLIDDTRPSFLTTLHNGESGGVFYYLNRPEPALQEVLTSLPARYGVPLHAGESEHPSVKQLEQAVYLTPAMEDLYDYMEALGHEPTEHISGAASDSYIKRYGALGLTAEVPYWTDATAGDTTPTGQVYRDLLREHATELKATSTLLSEVLAAVSADLVSRSPFIRASRCFVPMVARMGATDEGRSGAAGNDRPATVAEVTSIRERLHSVRLRFGGMLLRALEGELAIGNATPAIRASAGRLAETYAGWCAAAEADASSVTIPIRHLVSIQYGAILAGATYAAEPVP; via the coding sequence GTGCTCGACAATCTCCTCACCGAACTGGACACCGTCCCCCACTTCGACCGTTTCGCCACCGTCGACGAGGTCAACGACGGCCTCGCCCGGCTGGCGGACGACCATCCCGGCGTGGCGACGCTGCGCCGCATCGGCACCTCCCGCCTCGGCGACCCCATGCTCTGCCTGACCGTGGGCGACGGGCCCCGGCATGCCGTCGTCGCGGCCGGGCCGCATCCGAACGAGCCCATCGGCGGGCTCACCGTCACGCACCTCGCCGGCCGCCTGTGCGCCGACGCCGGGCTGCGCCGCGCCGCCGGCTGCACCTGGCACATCGTGGCCTGCCTCGACCCGGACGGGACCCGGCTCAACGAGGGCTGGTTCGCCGGGCCGTTCACCCGGACCCATTACGGCAGGCACTTCTACCGGCCGGCCGCGGACGAGCAGGTCGAGTGGACGTTCCCGTTCTCGTACAAGAGGGCCTATTTCGATCGGGTGCTGCCGGAGACGCTGGCGCTGATGCGGCTGATCGACGACACGCGGCCGTCGTTCCTGACCACGCTGCACAACGGCGAGTCCGGCGGCGTCTTCTACTACCTCAACCGCCCGGAACCGGCGCTCCAGGAGGTCCTCACGTCCCTGCCCGCACGGTACGGCGTGCCGCTGCACGCCGGCGAGTCCGAGCATCCGTCGGTGAAACAGCTGGAGCAGGCCGTCTACCTGACACCGGCGATGGAGGATTTGTACGACTACATGGAGGCCCTCGGGCATGAGCCCACGGAGCACATCAGCGGTGCCGCCAGCGACTCCTACATCAAGAGGTACGGGGCGCTGGGCTTGACCGCGGAGGTGCCCTACTGGACGGACGCGACCGCCGGCGACACGACCCCGACCGGCCAGGTCTACCGTGACCTGCTGCGCGAGCACGCGACGGAGCTCAAGGCCACCTCCACGCTCTTGAGCGAGGTGCTGGCGGCGGTCTCCGCGGATCTGGTCAGCCGGTCGCCGTTCATCCGCGCCAGCAGGTGCTTCGTCCCGATGGTGGCCAGGATGGGGGCCACCGACGAGGGCCGGTCCGGGGCCGCCGGCAACGACCGGCCCGCCACGGTCGCCGAGGTGACCTCGATCCGGGAACGCCTGCACAGCGTGCGGCTCAGGTTCGGCGGGATGTTGCTGCGGGCGCTGGAGGGCGAGCTCGCGATCGGCAACGCCACCCCCGCCATCCGGGCGTCGGCGGGGCGGCTGGCGGAGACGTACGCCGGGTGGTGCGCGGCAGCGGAGGCGGACGCGTCCAGCGTGACGATCCCGATCCGCCACCTGGTGTCCATCCAGTACGGCGCGATTCTGGCGGGGGCCACGTACGCCGCCGAGCCGGTCCCCTGA
- a CDS encoding phytanoyl-CoA dioxygenase family protein, translating into MVITDVDRTLQDYDRDGYTIFRNVLDRDLISEASDHVAWLQARHPDRLGEDLATELVAGDPFWVRLVSDERLLDIAELFVGPDIALFASHYISKPPFSGMPVLWHQDGAYWPLEPMRVVTLWLAVDESTPENGCVRVIPGSHKEDLHALRQRDDIDNVLGSESAVTVDESQAADLVLAPGDVEVHHPNILHASNANTSPRRRCGLTIRYIPTSTRITSEQQPFVSALLLRGAPGVNVYQPFPTYVEGEHMPFAGADKWA; encoded by the coding sequence ATGGTGATCACGGATGTCGACCGGACCCTCCAGGACTACGACCGCGACGGCTACACGATCTTCCGGAACGTTCTCGACCGCGACCTGATCTCCGAGGCGAGCGACCACGTCGCCTGGCTCCAGGCCAGGCATCCGGACCGGCTCGGCGAGGACCTGGCCACCGAGCTCGTCGCCGGGGACCCGTTCTGGGTGCGGCTGGTGAGCGACGAGCGGCTGCTGGACATCGCCGAGTTGTTCGTCGGCCCGGACATCGCGCTGTTCGCCTCGCACTACATCAGCAAGCCGCCGTTCTCCGGCATGCCGGTTCTGTGGCACCAGGACGGGGCGTACTGGCCGCTGGAGCCGATGCGGGTCGTCACGTTGTGGCTGGCGGTGGACGAGTCCACGCCCGAGAACGGCTGCGTGCGGGTGATCCCAGGCTCACACAAGGAGGACCTGCACGCGTTGCGGCAGCGTGACGACATCGACAACGTCCTCGGCTCGGAGAGCGCGGTGACCGTGGACGAGTCGCAGGCGGCGGACCTGGTGCTGGCGCCCGGCGACGTGGAGGTGCACCACCCGAACATCCTGCACGCCTCCAACGCCAACACCTCGCCCCGGCGCCGCTGCGGCCTGACGATCAGGTACATCCCGACGTCGACCCGGATCACCAGCGAGCAGCAGCCGTTCGTGTCGGCGCTGCTGCTGCGTGGCGCCCCGGGGGTGAACGTCTATCAGCCGTTCCCGACGTACGTCGAGGGCGAGCACATGCCGTTCGCCGGCGCGGACAAGTGGGCGTGA
- a CDS encoding amino acid permease codes for MAATQGVFRRKPVEQIAEEHEGELSRTLGLWQLTAIGIGGIIGAGIFALAGAVANQTAGPAVLVSFLLAGIASAAAAFSYAEFAGMIPKAGSAYTYGYAVLGELVGWFIGWDLLLEYTAIVAVVAIGISGYFGFLVQQLGVTLPPWMLGAPGTGEGHVVDLFAVLLCLLIAYLLNLGIRAAARFETFVVAIKVAVVLLVIAVGFFHIDPANYTPFFPFGVGGAITGAATVFFAVFGYDAMSTAAEESKDARRHMPKAIIYSLVISMILYVLATLVLTGMQNYREIDPESGFSSAFASVGLSGLATVIAAGAIVGILTVMFTFMLGVTRVWFAMSRDGLLPLWFARLHPVRRVPTRVTWIVGIGSALIAGFLPIREAAELTNIGILLAFVVVCAAVIVLRYRQPDLHREFRTPGMPVVPAIGVLFSIWLITFLDPTTWLRFAVWFVLGLIVYFAYSRRHSALNT; via the coding sequence ATGGCTGCGACACAAGGCGTGTTCCGCCGCAAACCGGTCGAGCAGATCGCGGAGGAGCACGAGGGCGAATTGTCCCGGACGCTCGGGTTGTGGCAGCTCACCGCGATCGGCATCGGCGGCATCATCGGCGCCGGCATCTTCGCCCTGGCCGGGGCGGTGGCCAACCAGACGGCGGGGCCGGCCGTGCTCGTGTCGTTCCTGCTGGCCGGGATCGCCAGCGCGGCGGCGGCCTTCTCCTACGCCGAGTTCGCCGGCATGATCCCGAAGGCCGGGTCCGCCTACACCTACGGGTACGCGGTGCTCGGCGAGCTCGTGGGCTGGTTCATCGGATGGGACCTGCTGCTGGAGTACACGGCCATCGTCGCCGTCGTCGCCATCGGCATATCCGGATATTTCGGTTTTCTCGTGCAACAGCTGGGCGTCACCCTGCCGCCGTGGATGCTCGGCGCGCCGGGCACCGGGGAAGGGCACGTGGTCGACCTGTTCGCGGTGCTGCTCTGCCTGCTGATCGCCTACCTGCTGAACCTGGGCATCCGGGCGGCCGCCCGGTTCGAGACGTTCGTGGTCGCGATCAAGGTGGCCGTGGTGCTGCTGGTGATCGCGGTCGGGTTCTTCCACATCGACCCGGCCAACTACACGCCGTTCTTCCCCTTCGGCGTCGGCGGGGCGATCACCGGCGCGGCCACCGTGTTCTTCGCCGTCTTCGGCTACGACGCGATGAGCACCGCGGCCGAGGAGTCCAAGGACGCCCGGCGGCACATGCCCAAGGCCATCATCTACTCCCTGGTCATCTCCATGATCCTGTACGTGCTGGCCACGCTCGTGCTCACCGGCATGCAGAACTACCGGGAGATCGACCCGGAGAGCGGTTTCTCCTCGGCGTTCGCCTCCGTCGGGCTCTCCGGACTGGCCACGGTGATCGCGGCGGGCGCCATCGTCGGCATCCTGACCGTCATGTTCACGTTCATGCTGGGCGTGACCCGGGTGTGGTTCGCCATGAGCAGGGACGGGCTCCTGCCCCTGTGGTTCGCCCGGCTGCATCCGGTACGGCGGGTGCCCACGCGCGTCACCTGGATCGTGGGCATCGGCTCCGCGCTGATCGCCGGGTTCCTGCCCATCAGGGAGGCGGCCGAGTTGACCAACATCGGCATCCTGCTGGCCTTCGTGGTGGTGTGCGCGGCCGTGATCGTGCTCCGCTACCGCCAGCCCGACCTGCACCGGGAGTTCCGCACGCCCGGCATGCCCGTGGTGCCGGCGATCGGCGTGCTCTTCTCCATCTGGCTGATCACCTTCCTGGACCCCACGACCTGGCTGCGCTTCGCCGTGTGGTTCGTGCTCGGACTGATCGTCTACTTCGCCTACAGCCGGCGGCATTCCGCTCTCAACACCTGA
- a CDS encoding alpha/beta hydrolase: protein MDPFLAEKLHLVRDLTREHLASDPVAQQKMTDYLKDPEEWVLPPHVVVEDLQVAGPHGPIPVRAYRPRDTPAGAALLWAHGGGFSAGDLEMPEAHVVSAELAARAGVFVASVGYRLAQNGVRYPVPLDDVDAAWHWLTVEAMPGRRAALGGASAGAALALATALRARDRGRAADLLLLAYPFAHCPNPALDDAAAAEMATLPPFMRFPPAAIEDMVRTYVGRISDLPPDALPGAARLDGLPATHILLAEYDDLRASGELLERQLREAGVPVSTYLARGMPHGHLNRTPSLREVDASLDYFVDAMS, encoded by the coding sequence TTGGACCCCTTTCTTGCGGAGAAACTGCACCTGGTGCGCGACCTGACCAGGGAGCACCTCGCCTCCGACCCGGTGGCCCAGCAGAAGATGACCGACTACTTAAAGGACCCGGAGGAGTGGGTCCTGCCGCCCCACGTGGTGGTGGAGGACCTGCAGGTGGCCGGGCCGCACGGCCCGATCCCCGTCCGCGCCTACCGGCCGCGCGACACGCCCGCGGGCGCCGCCCTGCTCTGGGCGCACGGCGGCGGCTTTTCCGCCGGCGATTTGGAGATGCCCGAGGCCCACGTCGTGAGCGCCGAACTGGCCGCCCGAGCCGGCGTCTTCGTCGCCTCTGTCGGCTACCGGCTGGCTCAGAACGGCGTACGGTACCCCGTTCCGCTGGACGACGTCGATGCGGCCTGGCACTGGCTCACGGTGGAGGCCATGCCGGGCCGGCGCGCAGCCCTGGGTGGCGCCAGCGCGGGAGCGGCCCTCGCTCTCGCAACCGCCCTACGCGCCCGCGACCGCGGCCGGGCCGCCGACCTGCTGCTCCTGGCCTATCCCTTCGCGCACTGCCCCAATCCCGCCCTCGACGACGCGGCCGCCGCCGAGATGGCGACCTTGCCCCCGTTCATGCGCTTTCCCCCAGCGGCGATCGAGGACATGGTCCGCACCTACGTGGGCCGGATCAGCGACCTGCCGCCTGACGCGCTCCCCGGCGCCGCCCGCCTCGACGGCCTGCCGGCCACGCACATCCTGCTGGCCGAATACGACGACCTGCGGGCCTCCGGCGAACTGCTCGAACGCCAGTTGCGCGAGGCCGGCGTGCCGGTGAGCACGTACCTGGCGCGCGGGATGCCGCACGGGCACCTCAACCGCACCCCGTCCCTCCGCGAGGTGGACGCCTCGCTCGACTACTTCGTCGACGCCATGTCGTGA
- a CDS encoding glycosyltransferase family 4 protein, with protein MKIRYMLLHAYGMGGTIRTVVNQAGAMAEAGHDVEIVSVVRRRTKPQFAIDPRVRLSALVDQRDGVAADSLARKVWRRARGKIVPYGEFAAEYFTERVEAAVMDYVSALTDGILVTTRPALNLISARRASRKVIRVAQEHMNLAAYHPAVREHIARHYGRFDAISVLTETSRAEYRALLGTGAPIVRIPNAVHMEHRKHSDHNNPIVIAAGRLVPQKGFDLLIPAFAAVADAYPEWTVRIFGTGPSQQRLQERIDEHGMGGRIRLMGRTDRIHEELAKASIYALSSRIEGLPMAMIEAMGHALPIVAFDCPTGPADVLTPGRDGLLVPPRDVEKLGEGLARLMGDRELRARMGTAAAETAHDYTPQVVMPLWEELFTALGSGRPIPASLTGMPPAP; from the coding sequence GTGAAGATCCGGTACATGCTGCTGCACGCCTACGGCATGGGCGGCACCATACGCACGGTGGTCAACCAGGCCGGCGCGATGGCCGAGGCAGGCCACGACGTCGAGATCGTCAGCGTGGTGCGGCGCCGCACCAAGCCCCAGTTCGCCATCGACCCGCGGGTGCGCCTGTCGGCCCTGGTGGACCAGCGAGACGGGGTGGCGGCCGACTCCTTGGCACGCAAGGTGTGGCGACGCGCCCGCGGCAAGATCGTCCCGTACGGCGAGTTCGCCGCCGAATACTTCACCGAACGCGTGGAGGCCGCGGTCATGGACTACGTGTCCGCGCTGACCGACGGCATCCTGGTCACCACCCGCCCGGCGCTGAACCTGATCTCCGCCCGCCGCGCCTCGCGCAAGGTCATCCGGGTGGCGCAGGAGCACATGAACCTGGCCGCCTACCACCCGGCCGTCCGCGAGCACATCGCCCGCCACTACGGCCGATTCGACGCGATCTCCGTGCTGACCGAGACCAGCCGCGCCGAATACCGCGCGCTCCTGGGCACCGGCGCGCCGATCGTGCGCATCCCCAACGCGGTCCACATGGAGCACCGCAAACACTCCGACCACAACAACCCGATCGTGATCGCGGCCGGGCGGCTGGTGCCGCAGAAAGGCTTCGACCTGCTCATCCCGGCGTTCGCCGCGGTCGCGGACGCCTACCCGGAGTGGACGGTGCGGATCTTCGGCACCGGACCGTCCCAGCAACGCCTGCAGGAGCGCATCGACGAGCACGGGATGGGCGGGCGGATCCGGCTCATGGGCCGCACCGACCGTATCCACGAGGAGCTGGCCAAAGCGTCGATCTACGCCCTCAGCTCGCGTATCGAGGGGCTGCCGATGGCGATGATCGAGGCGATGGGCCACGCCCTGCCGATCGTCGCCTTCGACTGTCCCACGGGACCGGCGGACGTGCTGACCCCGGGCCGCGACGGGCTGCTGGTGCCGCCCCGCGATGTCGAGAAGCTGGGCGAGGGCCTCGCCCGGCTGATGGGCGACCGGGAGTTGCGCGCGCGGATGGGCACCGCGGCGGCGGAGACGGCGCACGACTACACGCCGCAGGTCGTGATGCCGTTGTGGGAGGAGCTTTTCACCGCCCTGGGCAGCGGCCGGCCGATCCCGGCGAGCCTCACGGGGATGCCGCCGGCTCCGTGA
- a CDS encoding alpha/beta fold hydrolase: MDLERRIVKAGRWPMTGWRCVPRGGDRRTPVVCVHGAGVSSRELRPLVAALGAHVPAWTVDLPGFGRSAKPPRPLDLAGLGDALISWLEAEDLPPACLVGCSFGCQLAVDVAVRHPERVHSLVLVGPTVDPQARSWPRMIGRWLRNSVRESPRMAPLNVADYWDAGMRRVVATFEVAMRDRPEDKLPRVAVPTLVVRGEYDRMVSQAWAEQVTRLIPRARLVIVPGMPHMIPFRDPQALAPIVTEPAASP; encoded by the coding sequence ATGGATCTCGAACGGCGGATCGTCAAGGCCGGCCGGTGGCCCATGACCGGGTGGCGGTGCGTCCCCCGGGGAGGGGACCGCAGGACACCGGTGGTCTGCGTGCACGGGGCGGGCGTGTCCAGCAGGGAGCTGCGGCCTCTGGTCGCCGCGCTGGGCGCGCACGTGCCGGCATGGACCGTGGACCTGCCGGGTTTCGGGCGCAGCGCGAAGCCGCCCCGCCCGCTGGACCTGGCGGGCCTGGGCGACGCGCTGATCTCCTGGCTGGAGGCGGAGGATCTGCCGCCCGCCTGCTTGGTGGGCTGCTCGTTCGGCTGCCAGCTCGCCGTGGACGTGGCGGTCCGTCACCCTGAGCGGGTGCACTCGCTCGTCCTGGTCGGGCCGACCGTGGATCCGCAGGCGCGCTCCTGGCCGCGGATGATCGGCCGGTGGCTGCGCAACTCCGTACGGGAGAGCCCGCGCATGGCGCCGCTCAACGTGGCCGACTACTGGGACGCGGGGATGCGGCGGGTCGTCGCCACGTTCGAGGTGGCCATGCGCGACCGCCCGGAGGACAAGCTGCCGCGCGTGGCCGTGCCCACGCTCGTGGTCAGGGGCGAGTACGACCGGATGGTCTCGCAGGCCTGGGCCGAGCAGGTCACCCGCCTGATCCCGCGGGCCAGGCTGGTCATCGTGCCGGGCATGCCGCACATGATCCCGTTCCGCGATCCGCAGGCCCTGGCGCCGATCGTCACGGAGCCGGCGGCATCCCCGTGA
- a CDS encoding ABC transporter substrate-binding protein codes for MIRSRPLLIAAVTSLLLAGCGSSGGTAAQQPGKTELKLYNDKGAWSKYFDEMGVLSKQQIGLSMKSVGYTDEPTYQAFIKASFRTDVKPDLFTWTTGGRLAEIVGQKQVAETTAIWQEAIKNGDLSADLAPYYTIGGKQYCVPLNAAYWGMFYNKKVFDEHGLKPPATWDELIQIADTLKKKGVPAFYHTSVLFSFVWFEQLLAGTDPDLYDRLSTGQAKYTDPGVVEVMKRWKSMIDAGYFNNPGDKTDPGDVLKTGKAAMVSFGTWFNTSMTQRGMKAGTDYGFFVIPNVNASLPKTSMIFESGPLCSLAKAPDPGASMKYLKWWVGAGAQEKWATARGDVSANPKVAIADEAIAEVGKAAGSGEYRLVNRYFEATPPPVLSAALDGFSGFVAKPETYEKVLADIQVAADEYWSTHKQGD; via the coding sequence ATGATCCGGTCGCGTCCACTGCTCATCGCCGCCGTCACCTCCCTCTTACTCGCCGGCTGCGGCTCCTCCGGCGGCACCGCCGCGCAGCAGCCCGGCAAGACCGAGCTGAAGCTCTACAACGACAAGGGAGCCTGGAGCAAGTACTTCGACGAGATGGGCGTCCTGTCCAAACAGCAGATCGGCCTGTCGATGAAGTCGGTCGGCTACACGGACGAGCCCACGTACCAGGCGTTCATCAAGGCGTCCTTCCGCACCGACGTGAAACCCGACCTGTTCACCTGGACGACGGGCGGGCGGCTGGCGGAGATCGTCGGCCAGAAACAGGTGGCGGAGACGACCGCGATCTGGCAGGAGGCCATCAAGAACGGCGACCTGTCCGCCGATCTGGCCCCCTACTACACGATCGGCGGCAAGCAGTATTGCGTGCCGTTGAACGCGGCCTACTGGGGCATGTTCTACAACAAGAAAGTCTTCGACGAGCACGGGCTGAAACCGCCCGCGACCTGGGACGAGCTGATCCAGATCGCCGACACGCTGAAGAAGAAGGGCGTGCCCGCCTTCTACCACACCTCCGTGCTGTTCTCCTTCGTCTGGTTCGAGCAGCTCCTCGCCGGCACCGACCCCGACCTGTACGACCGCCTGTCCACCGGCCAGGCCAAATACACCGACCCCGGCGTCGTCGAGGTGATGAAACGCTGGAAGTCGATGATCGACGCCGGCTACTTCAACAACCCCGGTGACAAGACCGACCCGGGCGACGTGCTCAAGACCGGCAAGGCGGCGATGGTGTCGTTCGGGACGTGGTTCAACACGAGCATGACCCAGCGGGGCATGAAGGCCGGCACTGACTACGGCTTCTTCGTGATCCCGAACGTCAACGCCTCGCTCCCCAAGACGTCGATGATCTTCGAGAGCGGCCCGCTCTGCTCGCTGGCCAAGGCGCCTGATCCCGGCGCCAGCATGAAGTACCTCAAGTGGTGGGTGGGGGCCGGCGCGCAGGAGAAGTGGGCCACCGCCAGGGGAGACGTCTCGGCCAACCCCAAGGTCGCCATCGCCGACGAGGCCATCGCGGAGGTCGGCAAGGCCGCGGGCAGCGGAGAATACCGCCTGGTCAACCGGTATTTCGAGGCCACGCCGCCGCCCGTGCTCAGCGCCGCGCTCGACGGCTTCAGCGGCTTCGTCGCCAAGCCCGAGACCTATGAGAAGGTCCTGGCCGACATCCAGGTCGCTGCCGATGAGTACTGGAGCACCCACAAACAGGGCGACTGA
- a CDS encoding winged helix-turn-helix domain-containing protein, whose product MSRPLTLGLESARRLAVTCQHLAGPRPGNDLDGLRQVLRTLRCLQLDPVNVVARSHLLVLWSRVGGYDPADVDVLLWRERWLFEYWAHAASIVLAEDYPIHQVTMRVYPAGESGYARQVRDWMTANDALRRHILDRLREKGPLPVGGFEDLAAVAWRSSGWTNGRNVERMLDFLWFQGQVMVAGREGRTRLWDLTEHRLPEWAPTAPLPREEAVTRAAEHALRALGVARATDIERHFIRDRYPGLAEVLSGLEASGRVVPAEVEGGDERWYVHRDVLGVLERDWEPRTTLLSPFDNLICDRERTQRLWGFTFRTEMYVPKAKRQYGHYIMPILHGERLVGRLVPRLDRRRARLEIEGLFPEPGMPADAATAVGRAVAELAAFAGAREIGYGDKVPDPWRVAPAS is encoded by the coding sequence ATGTCGCGCCCTCTGACCCTCGGCCTGGAGTCCGCCCGGCGGCTGGCCGTGACCTGCCAGCATCTGGCCGGCCCGCGTCCGGGAAACGACCTCGACGGCCTGCGGCAGGTGCTGCGGACGTTGCGGTGCCTGCAGCTCGACCCGGTCAACGTGGTGGCGCGCAGTCACCTGCTGGTGCTCTGGAGCAGGGTCGGCGGCTACGATCCGGCCGACGTGGACGTGCTGCTGTGGCGCGAGCGCTGGCTGTTCGAGTACTGGGCGCACGCCGCGTCGATCGTGCTGGCCGAGGACTACCCGATTCACCAGGTCACGATGCGGGTCTATCCGGCGGGCGAGTCCGGCTACGCGCGGCAGGTCCGCGACTGGATGACGGCGAACGACGCGTTACGGCGGCACATCCTCGACCGGCTGCGCGAGAAGGGTCCCCTGCCGGTCGGCGGGTTCGAGGACCTCGCGGCCGTGGCGTGGCGGTCGAGCGGGTGGACCAACGGCCGCAACGTCGAGCGGATGCTGGACTTCCTGTGGTTCCAGGGCCAGGTCATGGTGGCGGGCCGGGAGGGGCGTACCCGCCTGTGGGACCTGACCGAGCACCGGCTGCCGGAGTGGGCGCCGACCGCGCCGCTGCCGCGCGAGGAGGCGGTGACGCGGGCGGCCGAGCACGCGTTGCGCGCGCTCGGCGTGGCCCGTGCGACGGACATCGAGCGGCACTTCATCCGCGACCGCTACCCCGGCCTGGCCGAGGTGCTGAGCGGCTTGGAGGCGTCGGGGCGGGTGGTGCCGGCCGAGGTCGAGGGCGGCGACGAGCGGTGGTACGTGCATCGCGACGTGCTGGGGGTGCTGGAGCGCGACTGGGAGCCGCGCACCACGCTGCTGTCGCCGTTCGACAACCTCATCTGCGACCGCGAGCGGACCCAGCGGTTGTGGGGCTTCACGTTCCGGACCGAGATGTACGTGCCCAAGGCCAAGCGGCAGTACGGGCACTACATCATGCCGATCCTGCACGGCGAGCGCCTGGTGGGCAGGCTGGTGCCGCGCCTGGACCGGCGCCGGGCGCGGCTGGAGATCGAGGGGCTGTTCCCCGAGCCCGGCATGCCGGCGGACGCGGCGACCGCCGTCGGCCGGGCGGTCGCCGAGCTGGCCGCGTTCGCCGGGGCCCGCGAGATCGGCTACGGGGACAAGGTCCCGGACCCGTGGCGGGTCGCTCCGGCGTCCTGA